Proteins found in one Promicromonospora sukumoe genomic segment:
- a CDS encoding DUF998 domain-containing protein, with product MSWFGATALLPMIGAHVLGASVVDPVLDPISWYAFVPGGGEMILAGGVILAVLGLILTVRMYRTGLAAGLVPAGAMIVYAVSMVLVGAFPTDPPGTDASLSAIIHRVSAATAFCVLPLVGLSLERTIVRPRSVFPRALRSAAAALGVAVGLFLVIHLSLVFFADSGIAAFGLIERVGFVIMIAYLFLLAVTLDRESPEPLLGETGPLDGIGPLDDATPALAFSGPRSADLVE from the coding sequence GTGAGCTGGTTCGGTGCGACCGCCCTGCTGCCGATGATCGGCGCGCACGTGCTCGGCGCGTCCGTCGTCGACCCGGTGCTCGACCCCATCAGCTGGTACGCCTTCGTGCCCGGCGGCGGCGAGATGATCCTCGCCGGCGGGGTGATCCTGGCCGTCCTCGGCCTGATCCTCACGGTACGGATGTACCGCACCGGGCTCGCCGCCGGCCTGGTGCCCGCGGGCGCCATGATCGTCTACGCCGTCTCGATGGTGCTGGTCGGCGCGTTCCCCACCGACCCGCCGGGGACGGACGCCTCGCTCTCCGCGATCATCCACCGGGTCAGCGCCGCCACGGCGTTCTGCGTGCTGCCGCTCGTCGGCCTGAGCCTGGAGCGGACCATCGTCCGGCCGCGTTCGGTCTTCCCGCGCGCCCTGCGGTCGGCGGCCGCCGCGCTCGGCGTGGCGGTCGGGCTGTTCCTGGTGATCCACCTGTCGCTGGTCTTCTTCGCGGACTCGGGCATCGCGGCCTTCGGCCTCATCGAGCGGGTCGGGTTCGTGATCATGATCGCGTACCTGTTCCTGCTGGCCGTGACCCTCGACCGTGAGAGCCCGGAACCGTTGCTGGGCGAGACCGGGCCGCTCGACGGGATCGGGCCGCTCGACGACGCGACCCCGGCCCTGGCGTTCAGCGGACCGAGATCCGCAGACCTCGTGGAGTGA
- a CDS encoding Lhr family helicase has protein sequence MGTMPTPDDPLSRFGPATRTWFTGAFAQPTTAQAGAWDAVARDQHALVVAPTGSGKTLAAFLWSIDRIMSAPPPEDRASRCRVLYVSPLKALAADVQRNLRSPLTGIRQAAARDGIEVPDVTVGMRTGDTPPNERRAFATRPPDILVTTPESLFLILTSSARAGLAGVETVVLDEIHAVAGTKRGAHLALSLERLDALLDKPAQRIGLSATVRPVEAVAGFLGGGRTGTGAREVVVVQPPSHKEWAIDVVVPVPDLADLGSAPSRGVPDPGDSRETGPGSGDDEIDLSGEATQPLRKASVWPHVEERVVDLVADHTSTIVFTNNRRGAERLTARMNEVWAQRQGLEVADPASTWASLVPGQSGTSAGFPRPVPGERGLPEAVPGRPTAPGADGDQEGQTETVLARAHHGSMSRAERTRTETELKEGRLPAVVATSSLELGIDMGAVDLVVQVGAPPSVASGLQRIGRAGHQVGAVSKGVVFPMFRGDLVPATVIAQRMRAGAIEHMHVPANPLDVLAQQVVASLAVDDWDEAELLALVRRAAPFAHLGDATWRAVLDMLAGRYPSEDFAELRARITWDRATGMLRGRPGALRLAATSGGTIPDKGAYGVFLATEAADGGTLADSVGGSSGGGRARGGKRVGELDEEMVYESRVGDTFTLGSSTWRIEEITTDRVLVTPAPGLPGRLPFWKGDAPGRPAELGRAVGAFVREADAALAADVDAGRKHLREAGLDDWAADNLAAYLTEQRLGTGRVPDDRTVVVERFRDELGDWRVVIHSPLGARVHAPWALVISARLRARFGLDVAAMHSDDGIVLRLPDSGGGWDGDPWGAGADLAGSGGDGGTGSTYLGDGDGTTFLGEGDGFGAGAGDGQPQHVPGRVTLEDLLLDPDEVLGAVRDELGSSVMFAARFREAAARALLLPRRRPDRRQPLWQQRQRSAQLLEVASQFPDFPIALEAARECLQDDFDVAALADLMREIGSGGVRVVEVTTPTPSPFAQSLLFGYTAQFLYDGDAPLAERRAAALSLDPELLAELLGEQGSADLADLLDPGAVERTEAELAGLAPDRQARDAEGLWDVLRRTGPHPLDALEARTREDARHAVAHWLEELETTRRVIRVRFAGLEQWAVAEDAGRLRDALGVALPVGIPETFTELVPDPLGDLLRRHARTHGPFGAQAPAQRFGLGVAVVAQGLARLEADGALARGRLRPGALGGTGDEWCDPGVLRLLRRRSLAVLRAEVEPVEQEALGAFLPRWQNVSTGLLRGADGLVQAIEQLAGAAVPASALETLVLPARVTDYSPALLDELTVAGEVLWAGHSRLPGSGGGDGLVSLHLADGAGLTLPPLEPIEEESPLDSDLHRAVLDLLTGSGGFFLPRITELTAAEPDAVLEALWDLVWAGQVTNDGLGALRERVSGGGAHRAPRTAARARPVRRSRFAVSPGRPASALRSGASTVGGSGRWAALPLREADPTVRAHALTQVLLERHGVLTRSAAAAEGVGAGYHDVYRVLSGLEERGAVRRGYFVEHLGGSQFALPGAVDRLRVDATDRTRVVEAELEDAERTTATPTGAGSAGAGGTRAGTTAGAVVLAAMDPANPYGAALAWPSGPAGPAGPAALTGPAVQAIPTGQEPEADSTPSADGTPDDTPTRATAAHRPGRKAGAVVVLTHGDLTLFVERGGRTVLSFTEHPARLATAAAALARTVREGRLGRLVVQRVDGVPALEAARHHPAARALVEAGFAITPRGLRISVR, from the coding sequence ATGGGGACCATGCCCACGCCCGACGACCCGCTCTCCCGGTTCGGACCAGCGACCCGCACCTGGTTCACGGGAGCGTTCGCGCAGCCCACCACCGCCCAGGCCGGCGCGTGGGATGCCGTGGCGCGCGACCAGCACGCGCTCGTCGTCGCGCCGACCGGGTCGGGCAAGACGCTCGCGGCGTTCCTCTGGTCGATCGACCGGATCATGTCGGCACCGCCGCCGGAGGACCGGGCGAGCCGGTGCCGCGTGCTGTACGTGTCGCCCCTGAAGGCGCTGGCCGCCGACGTGCAGCGCAACCTGCGCTCCCCGCTGACGGGCATCCGGCAGGCCGCCGCGCGGGACGGCATCGAGGTGCCCGACGTCACCGTCGGCATGCGCACCGGGGACACGCCCCCGAACGAGCGGCGCGCGTTCGCCACCCGCCCGCCGGACATCCTGGTCACGACGCCGGAGTCCCTGTTCCTCATCCTCACGTCGTCGGCCCGCGCCGGGCTCGCGGGCGTGGAGACCGTGGTGCTCGACGAGATCCACGCCGTCGCGGGCACCAAGCGCGGCGCCCACCTCGCCCTGAGCCTGGAGCGCCTGGACGCGCTGCTCGACAAGCCCGCGCAGCGCATCGGCCTGTCCGCCACGGTGCGGCCGGTCGAGGCCGTCGCCGGGTTCCTCGGCGGGGGCCGCACCGGCACGGGAGCACGTGAGGTCGTCGTCGTGCAGCCGCCGTCGCACAAGGAGTGGGCCATCGACGTCGTCGTGCCCGTGCCGGACCTCGCGGACCTCGGCAGCGCGCCGAGCCGGGGAGTGCCGGACCCCGGCGACTCCCGCGAGACGGGGCCGGGCAGCGGCGACGACGAGATCGACCTCTCGGGCGAGGCGACGCAGCCCCTGCGCAAGGCCTCGGTCTGGCCGCACGTCGAGGAGCGCGTGGTCGACCTCGTGGCCGACCACACCTCCACCATCGTCTTCACCAACAACCGGCGCGGCGCCGAGCGGCTGACCGCCCGCATGAACGAGGTCTGGGCCCAGCGGCAGGGGCTGGAGGTCGCCGACCCGGCCAGCACCTGGGCCTCGCTGGTGCCGGGCCAGTCCGGCACGAGCGCCGGGTTCCCCCGGCCCGTCCCCGGGGAGCGTGGCCTGCCCGAGGCGGTACCGGGCCGGCCCACGGCGCCGGGAGCGGACGGGGACCAGGAGGGACAGACCGAGACCGTGCTCGCGCGCGCCCACCACGGGTCGATGAGCCGCGCGGAGCGCACCCGCACCGAGACGGAGCTCAAGGAGGGCCGGCTGCCCGCCGTGGTCGCGACGTCGTCCCTGGAGCTCGGCATCGACATGGGCGCCGTCGACCTCGTGGTCCAGGTCGGCGCGCCGCCGTCGGTCGCGAGCGGGCTGCAGCGCATCGGCCGCGCGGGGCACCAGGTGGGCGCGGTGTCCAAGGGCGTGGTGTTCCCGATGTTCCGCGGCGACCTGGTGCCGGCGACCGTCATCGCGCAGCGGATGCGCGCGGGCGCCATCGAGCACATGCACGTCCCGGCCAACCCGCTCGACGTGCTCGCGCAGCAGGTCGTCGCGTCGCTCGCCGTGGACGACTGGGACGAGGCCGAGCTGCTCGCGCTGGTCCGCAGGGCCGCCCCGTTCGCGCACCTGGGCGACGCCACCTGGCGGGCCGTGCTCGACATGCTCGCGGGCCGCTACCCGAGCGAGGACTTCGCCGAGCTGCGCGCGCGCATCACCTGGGACCGCGCCACGGGCATGCTCCGCGGCCGCCCGGGCGCGCTGCGCCTGGCCGCGACGAGCGGCGGCACCATCCCCGACAAGGGCGCGTACGGCGTCTTCCTCGCCACGGAGGCGGCCGACGGCGGCACGCTCGCCGACAGCGTCGGCGGTTCGTCCGGCGGCGGCCGGGCCCGCGGCGGCAAGCGCGTGGGCGAGCTCGACGAGGAGATGGTCTACGAGTCCCGCGTGGGTGACACCTTCACGCTGGGGTCGAGCACCTGGCGCATCGAGGAGATCACGACCGACCGCGTGCTGGTCACCCCGGCACCCGGCCTGCCCGGCCGCCTGCCCTTCTGGAAGGGCGACGCCCCCGGCCGTCCGGCCGAGCTCGGGCGCGCCGTGGGCGCGTTCGTCCGCGAGGCCGACGCCGCTCTGGCCGCCGACGTCGACGCCGGCCGCAAGCACCTGCGCGAGGCCGGGCTCGACGACTGGGCGGCGGACAACCTCGCCGCCTACCTCACCGAGCAGCGGCTGGGCACGGGACGCGTGCCCGACGACCGGACCGTGGTGGTCGAGCGGTTCCGCGACGAGCTCGGCGACTGGCGCGTGGTGATCCACTCGCCGCTCGGCGCGCGCGTGCACGCACCGTGGGCGCTCGTGATCAGCGCCCGGCTGCGGGCGCGGTTCGGCCTGGACGTGGCCGCGATGCACTCGGACGACGGGATCGTGCTGCGGCTGCCCGACTCGGGCGGCGGCTGGGACGGCGACCCGTGGGGCGCGGGTGCAGACCTTGCCGGGTCCGGGGGCGACGGCGGCACGGGTTCCACGTACCTGGGCGACGGCGACGGGACCACCTTCCTGGGCGAGGGCGACGGTTTCGGCGCGGGCGCCGGCGACGGGCAGCCCCAGCACGTCCCGGGCCGCGTCACGCTGGAGGACCTGCTGCTGGACCCCGACGAGGTGCTGGGCGCCGTCCGCGACGAGCTGGGCTCCTCCGTCATGTTCGCCGCGCGGTTCCGCGAGGCCGCGGCCCGCGCCCTGCTGCTCCCCCGGCGCCGGCCGGACCGGCGCCAGCCGCTGTGGCAGCAGCGCCAGCGCTCGGCCCAGCTGCTGGAGGTGGCCAGCCAGTTCCCGGACTTCCCGATCGCGCTGGAGGCGGCCCGCGAGTGCCTCCAGGACGACTTCGACGTGGCGGCTCTGGCCGACCTCATGCGCGAGATCGGCTCCGGCGGGGTCCGGGTCGTCGAGGTCACCACCCCGACGCCGTCGCCGTTCGCGCAGTCGCTCCTGTTCGGCTACACCGCCCAGTTCCTGTACGACGGCGACGCGCCGCTGGCCGAGCGCCGTGCGGCGGCCCTCTCCCTCGACCCGGAGCTGCTCGCCGAGCTGCTCGGGGAGCAGGGTTCGGCCGACCTGGCGGACCTGCTCGACCCGGGTGCGGTGGAACGCACCGAGGCCGAGCTCGCCGGGCTCGCCCCCGACCGCCAGGCACGCGACGCCGAGGGGCTGTGGGACGTGCTGCGGCGCACGGGGCCGCACCCGCTGGACGCCCTGGAGGCCCGCACCCGTGAGGACGCGCGGCACGCCGTCGCCCACTGGCTCGAGGAGCTGGAGACCACGCGCCGCGTGATCCGGGTCCGGTTCGCCGGCCTGGAGCAGTGGGCGGTCGCGGAGGACGCCGGGCGGCTGCGCGACGCGCTCGGCGTGGCGCTCCCGGTGGGCATCCCCGAGACGTTCACGGAGCTGGTCCCCGACCCCCTCGGCGACCTGCTGCGCCGGCACGCCCGCACGCACGGACCGTTCGGCGCGCAGGCCCCGGCCCAGCGGTTCGGCCTCGGTGTCGCGGTCGTCGCCCAGGGCCTGGCCCGGCTGGAGGCCGACGGCGCGCTGGCCCGCGGGCGGCTGCGGCCCGGCGCGCTCGGCGGCACCGGCGACGAGTGGTGCGACCCCGGCGTGCTGCGCCTGCTGCGGCGACGGTCGCTCGCGGTGCTGCGGGCCGAGGTGGAGCCCGTGGAGCAGGAGGCCCTGGGCGCCTTCCTGCCCCGGTGGCAGAACGTCTCCACGGGGTTGCTGCGTGGGGCCGACGGGCTGGTCCAGGCGATCGAGCAGCTCGCCGGGGCGGCGGTCCCGGCGTCGGCCCTGGAGACCCTGGTGCTGCCCGCCCGGGTGACCGACTACTCCCCCGCCCTGCTCGACGAGCTGACCGTGGCGGGCGAGGTGCTGTGGGCCGGGCACTCCCGCCTGCCCGGGTCGGGCGGCGGGGACGGCCTGGTCTCGCTGCACCTGGCCGACGGCGCCGGGCTGACGCTGCCACCGCTGGAACCGATCGAGGAGGAGAGCCCGCTCGACTCCGACCTGCACCGCGCGGTGCTGGACCTGCTGACCGGGTCCGGCGGGTTCTTCCTGCCCCGCATCACCGAGCTCACCGCCGCCGAGCCGGACGCCGTGCTCGAGGCGCTCTGGGACCTCGTCTGGGCCGGTCAGGTGACCAACGACGGGCTGGGCGCGCTCCGGGAGCGGGTCAGCGGCGGCGGCGCCCACCGCGCGCCCCGCACCGCCGCCCGGGCGCGGCCGGTGCGCCGGTCCCGGTTCGCGGTGTCCCCCGGTCGTCCCGCCTCCGCGCTGCGGTCCGGCGCCTCGACCGTGGGCGGCAGCGGGCGCTGGGCGGCCCTGCCCCTGCGCGAGGCCGACCCCACGGTGCGCGCCCACGCCCTGACCCAGGTGCTGCTCGAACGGCACGGAGTGCTCACCCGGTCGGCCGCGGCCGCCGAGGGTGTCGGGGCCGGCTACCACGACGTGTACCGCGTGCTGTCCGGCCTGGAGGAGCGCGGCGCGGTGCGCCGCGGGTACTTCGTGGAGCACCTCGGCGGGTCGCAGTTCGCCCTCCCCGGCGCCGTCGACCGGCTGCGCGTGGACGCGACCGACCGCACGCGGGTCGTCGAGGCGGAGCTGGAGGACGCCGAGCGGACGACGGCGACCCCCACGGGCGCGGGCAGCGCGGGCGCCGGCGGCACGCGCGCTGGCACCACGGCCGGCGCCGTCGTGCTCGCCGCAATGGACCCCGCCAACCCCTACGGCGCGGCGCTCGCCTGGCCTTCCGGCCCGGCAGGCCCGGCAGGCCCCGCCGCCCTGACGGGCCCGGCGGTCCAGGCGATCCCAACGGGCCAGGAACCCGAGGCGGACTCCACCCCGTCCGCCGACGGCACACCGGACGACACGCCCACCCGGGCGACGGCGGCCCACCGGCCTGGCCGCAAGGCCGGCGCCGTCGTGGTGCTCACCCACGGCGACCTGACCCTGTTCGTCGAACGGGGCGGCCGCACGGTGCTCTCGTTCACCGAGCACCCCGCCCGGCTCGCGACGGCGGCGGCGGCGCTGGCCAGGACGGTGCGCGAGGGCAGGCTCGGTCGGCTGGTGGTCCAGCGCGTCGACGGCGTGCCCGCCCTGGAGGCCGCGCGGCACCATCCGGCGGCGCGGGCGCTGGTCGAGGCGGGCTTCGCGATCACTCCACGAGGTCTGCGGATCTCGGTCCGCTGA
- a CDS encoding DUF3046 domain-containing protein: MRERDFWQLIDEVFGPAYGRALAREQVLPTLDGRTPADALEDGDEPRDVWHALCDALDVPDAERWGSDKYRQTPPPRR, translated from the coding sequence GTGCGCGAACGGGATTTCTGGCAGCTGATCGACGAGGTCTTCGGTCCCGCCTACGGGCGGGCGCTCGCGCGTGAGCAGGTGCTCCCCACGCTGGACGGGCGCACCCCGGCGGACGCCCTGGAGGACGGCGACGAGCCGCGCGACGTGTGGCACGCCCTCTGCGACGCGCTGGACGTGCCCGACGCCGAGCGGTGGGGCTCCGACAAGTACCGGCAGACGCCGCCGCCGCGCCGCTGA
- the recA gene encoding recombinase RecA gives MPAPADREKALEAALAQIDRNFGKGSVMRLGEETRAPIEVVPTGSIALDVALGIGGLPRGRIVEVYGPESSGKTTIALHAVANAQRLGGIAAFIDAEHALDPEYAKKLGVDTDALLVSQPDTGEQALEITDMLIRSGALDIIVIDSVAALTPKAEIEGEMGDSHVGLQARLMSQALRKITGALSASGTTAIFINQLREKIGVFFGSPETTTGGKALKFYASVRLDIRRIETLKEGTDAVGNRTRVKVVKNKMAPPFKQAEFDILYGHGISREGGLIDMGVEHGFVRKSGSWFTYEGDQLGQGKENARSFLRDNPDLANDIEKRVKEKLGVGPKVDAPADPAAGAPAPAGTDGAAPTGTVAAASSSSRTTTTAKATKSTTTRAKTATKPAAAKTAAKAEAAAEKAPF, from the coding sequence ATGCCCGCACCAGCAGACCGCGAAAAGGCCCTCGAGGCCGCCCTCGCACAGATCGACCGTAACTTCGGCAAGGGCTCGGTCATGCGCCTCGGCGAAGAGACCCGCGCGCCCATCGAGGTGGTTCCCACCGGTTCCATCGCCCTCGACGTGGCCCTCGGCATCGGTGGCCTCCCGCGCGGCCGCATCGTCGAGGTCTACGGCCCCGAGTCCTCGGGTAAGACGACCATCGCGCTGCACGCCGTGGCCAACGCCCAGCGGCTGGGCGGCATCGCCGCGTTCATCGACGCCGAGCACGCGCTCGACCCGGAGTACGCCAAGAAGCTCGGTGTCGACACCGACGCCCTCCTGGTCTCGCAGCCGGACACCGGCGAGCAGGCGCTGGAGATCACGGACATGCTGATCCGTTCCGGCGCCCTCGACATCATCGTCATCGACTCCGTCGCGGCCCTGACGCCGAAGGCCGAGATCGAGGGCGAGATGGGCGACAGCCACGTGGGTCTGCAGGCCCGCCTCATGTCGCAGGCCCTGCGCAAGATCACGGGTGCGCTCAGCGCGTCCGGCACCACCGCGATCTTCATCAACCAGCTGCGCGAGAAGATCGGCGTGTTCTTCGGCTCGCCCGAGACCACCACCGGTGGAAAGGCGCTGAAGTTCTACGCGTCGGTCCGGCTCGACATCCGTCGCATCGAGACCCTCAAGGAGGGTACGGACGCCGTCGGTAACCGCACCCGCGTGAAGGTCGTCAAGAACAAGATGGCGCCGCCGTTCAAGCAGGCGGAGTTCGACATCCTGTACGGCCACGGCATCTCCCGCGAGGGTGGGCTCATCGACATGGGCGTGGAGCACGGCTTCGTGCGCAAGTCCGGCTCGTGGTTCACCTACGAGGGCGACCAGCTCGGCCAGGGCAAGGAGAACGCGCGGTCCTTCCTGCGCGACAACCCCGACCTCGCCAACGACATCGAGAAGCGCGTCAAGGAGAAGCTGGGCGTCGGACCGAAGGTCGACGCCCCGGCGGACCCGGCCGCGGGCGCTCCGGCCCCCGCCGGTACCGACGGCGCGGCACCCACGGGCACCGTCGCCGCGGCCAGCTCGTCCTCGCGGACGACCACCACGGCCAAGGCCACGAAGTCGACCACGACGCGTGCCAAGACCGCCACCAAGCCCGCGGCGGCGAAGACCGCGGCCAAGGCGGAGGCGGCCGCCGAGAAGGCTCCGTTCTGA
- a CDS encoding regulatory protein RecX — protein sequence MGKRRGHPAFAEGSEAAFADGSEEGRRTGGRGRRNGRGGGRDSRERAPRRTVAERLEAGEISRDDAVEKTREVILRMLTAAQKSRRELEQSLARKGYPEDVVVQVLDRFGEVGLVDDATYAETIVRTRHSERGLARRGIAAELRRRGIDEDTAVEALEQLDPDDERAAGARLATKLITRTRSLERQVRVRRAVGSLARKGYAPGLAFELVKDALAAEGEETDDLGYAED from the coding sequence GTGGGGAAGCGTCGGGGCCATCCGGCCTTTGCGGAGGGGTCCGAGGCGGCTTTCGCGGACGGGTCCGAGGAGGGCCGCCGGACGGGCGGACGCGGGCGTCGCAACGGCCGCGGCGGTGGCCGCGACAGCCGCGAGCGGGCGCCCCGGCGCACCGTCGCGGAGCGCCTGGAGGCCGGCGAGATCAGCCGGGACGACGCCGTCGAGAAGACCCGCGAGGTCATTCTCCGCATGCTGACGGCGGCGCAGAAGTCCCGCCGCGAGCTGGAGCAGTCGCTGGCCCGCAAGGGCTACCCGGAGGACGTCGTCGTCCAGGTGCTCGACCGGTTCGGCGAGGTGGGCCTGGTGGACGACGCGACCTACGCGGAGACGATCGTCCGGACCCGGCACTCGGAGCGAGGCCTGGCCCGCCGCGGCATCGCGGCGGAGCTGCGCCGCCGGGGCATCGACGAGGACACCGCGGTTGAGGCCCTGGAGCAGCTCGACCCCGACGACGAGCGGGCGGCGGGCGCGAGGCTCGCCACCAAGCTCATCACCCGCACGCGCAGCCTGGAGCGTCAGGTGCGGGTGCGCCGCGCCGTCGGCTCGCTCGCGCGGAAGGGCTACGCGCCCGGCCTGGCGTTCGAGCTGGTCAAGGACGCACTGGCCGCGGAGGGCGAGGAGACGG